One window of Pseudomonas sp. FP198 genomic DNA carries:
- a CDS encoding MBL fold metallo-hydrolase, with translation MTGFTPIKRLLLATAALAFTAQAWAGDLTLDVYNPGAAAIFPVTSVLVSGDKEAILVDAQFGKAQAEQVVEKIRASGKRLTTIYISHGDPDYYFGLETLTAAFPEAKVLASAATVEHIQHTADGKLKYWGPILKADAPAKTLVPQVLKGDSLTLEGKRLQIIGLDGPQPDRSFVWIPSIKAVVGGVVVAENIHVWMADTQTPQSHQDWLATLAGIENLQPAMVIPGHYLGESARSLAPVRFTADYIKAFDEETAKAKDSAALIAAMKLRYPNLGEASSLELSAKVAKGEMKW, from the coding sequence ATGACCGGATTCACCCCAATCAAACGCCTGCTGCTGGCGACCGCCGCCTTGGCCTTCACCGCCCAGGCCTGGGCGGGCGACTTGACGCTCGATGTCTATAACCCCGGCGCCGCGGCGATTTTCCCGGTGACTTCGGTTCTGGTCAGCGGCGACAAGGAGGCAATCCTGGTGGACGCCCAGTTCGGCAAGGCCCAGGCCGAGCAGGTCGTGGAGAAAATCCGCGCCAGCGGCAAACGCCTGACCACGATTTACATCAGCCACGGCGATCCGGACTACTATTTCGGCCTCGAAACCCTGACCGCGGCGTTCCCTGAAGCCAAGGTGCTCGCGTCGGCAGCGACCGTCGAGCACATCCAGCACACCGCCGACGGCAAGTTGAAATACTGGGGGCCGATCCTGAAGGCCGATGCACCGGCCAAGACTCTCGTGCCCCAGGTACTCAAGGGCGACAGCCTGACGCTGGAGGGCAAGCGCTTGCAGATCATCGGCCTCGACGGCCCGCAACCGGACCGCAGCTTTGTCTGGATTCCATCGATCAAGGCAGTGGTTGGCGGCGTGGTGGTGGCGGAAAACATTCACGTCTGGATGGCCGATACCCAGACGCCGCAATCCCACCAGGACTGGCTGGCGACGCTGGCGGGCATTGAAAACCTGCAACCGGCCATGGTGATCCCCGGCCATTACCTGGGTGAAAGTGCCCGGTCCCTGGCGCCGGTGCGCTTCACCGCCGACTACATCAAGGCCTTCGACGAGGAGACCGCCAAGGCCAAGGATTCCGCTGCGCTGATCGCCGCGATGAAACTACGCTATCCCAACCTGGGTGAGGCCAGCTCCCTGGAACTCAGCGCCAAGGTCGCGAAGGGCGAGATGAAGTGGTGA
- a CDS encoding GlpM family protein: MFKAALGAAVVVILAMLAKTRNYYIAGLVPLFPTFALIAHYIVGKGRSVDDLKTTIVFGMWSIIPYFVYLATLYVMVDRMRLEASLAVAAVAWLMAATVLVSVWVRLHG, encoded by the coding sequence ATTTTCAAGGCGGCGCTTGGCGCAGCCGTAGTGGTCATCCTGGCGATGCTCGCCAAGACCAGGAATTATTACATTGCCGGGCTGGTGCCGCTGTTTCCGACGTTCGCCCTGATCGCCCACTACATCGTCGGCAAGGGCCGCTCGGTGGACGACCTGAAGACCACCATCGTGTTCGGCATGTGGTCGATCATTCCGTACTTCGTCTATCTTGCGACGCTGTACGTGATGGTCGACCGCATGCGTCTCGAAGCCTCATTGGCCGTAGCAGCCGTCGCCTGGCTGATGGCGGCGACGGTGCTGGTCAGCGTCTGGGTGCGGCTTCACGGCTGA
- a CDS encoding LysR family transcriptional regulator, which yields MDRLQAMRVFVTVVDLGSQSAAAEHLDLSRPVVSRYLAELEDWVGARLMHRTTRKLSLTAAGSEILPRCRQMLELSGDIQAAVSTPEDAPRGMLRITASPSFGQSQLASAMAEFVKRYPGVSVDLQMLDRTVNLVDERIDLAIRMSNDLDPNLIARRLTVCRSVICASPRYLREQPTPQRVEDLSRHNCLTHSYVGKSLWHFEQDGEQIAVPVQGNISANEASTLLQATIAGAGVAMLPSYQAGPYLRSGELVRLLAHAEPRLMNMYAVYASRKHMPSALRCLVDFLVLKFPETPEWDVGL from the coding sequence ATGGATCGTCTACAAGCAATGCGGGTGTTCGTGACCGTGGTGGACCTGGGCAGCCAATCGGCGGCGGCCGAGCATCTGGACCTGTCGCGACCGGTGGTGTCGCGCTACCTGGCGGAGCTGGAGGACTGGGTCGGCGCCCGGCTGATGCACCGCACTACGCGCAAACTGAGCCTGACGGCCGCCGGCTCGGAAATTCTGCCGCGCTGCCGACAGATGCTCGAGCTGTCCGGCGACATCCAAGCCGCCGTGAGCACGCCGGAAGACGCGCCCCGCGGCATGCTGCGCATCACCGCCAGCCCGTCATTCGGCCAGTCCCAGCTGGCGTCGGCCATGGCCGAGTTCGTCAAGCGCTACCCAGGGGTAAGCGTCGACCTGCAGATGCTCGATCGCACGGTGAACCTGGTGGATGAGCGCATCGACCTGGCGATCCGCATGAGCAACGATCTCGATCCCAACCTGATCGCCCGGCGCCTCACGGTGTGCCGCTCGGTGATCTGCGCCTCGCCCCGCTACCTGCGCGAGCAGCCGACACCGCAACGGGTGGAGGATTTGAGCCGGCACAACTGCCTGACCCATTCCTACGTCGGCAAGAGCTTGTGGCATTTCGAGCAGGACGGCGAACAGATCGCGGTGCCGGTGCAGGGCAACATCAGCGCCAACGAAGCCAGCACGCTGCTCCAGGCAACGATCGCCGGCGCCGGCGTGGCGATGCTGCCCAGCTACCAGGCCGGCCCTTATCTGCGCAGCGGTGAACTGGTGCGCCTGCTGGCCCACGCCGAACCGCGGCTGATGAACATGTATGCGGTGTATGCATCGCGCAAGCACATGCCCTCGGCGCTGCGTTGCCTGGTGGATTTTCTGGTGCTGAAGTTTCCCGAGACGCCTGAGTGGGATGTGGGGCTATGA
- a CDS encoding NAD(P)-dependent oxidoreductase, with product MSKIAIIGATGRAGSQLLEEALRRGHSVTAIARNTSKIGERAGVVSKQLDVLDSEALTAAVTDHDVVISAAHFATVPADKVIAPVKAAGVKRLLVVGGAGSLLLPDDSRVIDSKGFPEEYLAEASAGALFLDVLRKEQDLDWTFLSPSAEFVETERTGQFRVGKDHLLFDQAGRSWISFADYAIAMIDEVETPQFSRTRFTVGY from the coding sequence ATGAGCAAAATCGCAATCATTGGCGCCACCGGCCGGGCCGGCAGCCAGCTGTTGGAAGAGGCCCTGCGACGCGGTCACAGCGTGACGGCCATTGCCCGCAATACGAGCAAGATCGGCGAGCGGGCCGGTGTGGTCAGCAAGCAACTGGACGTACTGGACAGCGAGGCGTTGACCGCAGCAGTCACTGACCATGACGTGGTAATCAGCGCCGCGCACTTTGCCACCGTGCCGGCCGATAAGGTCATCGCACCGGTGAAAGCCGCCGGGGTCAAGCGTCTGCTGGTGGTGGGCGGTGCCGGTTCGTTGTTGCTGCCGGATGACAGCCGTGTGATCGACAGCAAGGGCTTCCCGGAGGAATACCTGGCCGAAGCCAGCGCCGGTGCCTTGTTCCTCGACGTGTTGCGCAAGGAGCAGGACCTGGATTGGACCTTCCTCTCGCCCTCGGCGGAGTTCGTCGAAACCGAGCGCACCGGGCAGTTCCGTGTCGGCAAGGACCACCTGTTGTTCGACCAGGCCGGACGCAGTTGGATCAGCTTTGCCGACTACGCCATTGCGATGATCGATGAAGTCGAAACGCCGCAGTTCTCACGGACGCGTTTTACCGTCGGCTATTGA
- a CDS encoding sigma-54 dependent transcriptional regulator, with protein MLGCQQALTLEDIPCVGVGSAEEALERVGDDFAGIVISDIRLPGIDGLELLTRLKARDRSLPVVLITGHGDISMAVGAMQKGAYDFMEKPFSPERLVDVARRALEQRSLAREVSTLRRKLAERDSLEGRIIGRSPAMQHLRALIANVADTSANVLIEGETGTGKELVARCLHDFSRRHDKQFVALNCGGLPENLFESEIFGHEANAFTGAGKRRIGKIEHADGGTLFLDEVESMPLPLQIKLLRVLQERTLERLGSNQSVAVDCRVIAATKSDLDEMGRAGQFRSDLYYRLNVVTLELPPLRERREDILQLFEHFLQQSSLRFDRTVPELDNQTLSNLMSHDWPGNVRELRNVAERYALGLPAFKKSGASAGSQGLAFAEAVEAFERNLLVDALQRSGGNLTQASQELGMAKTTLFDKVKKYGLSH; from the coding sequence CTGTTGGGCTGCCAACAGGCCCTGACCCTGGAAGACATACCCTGCGTGGGCGTGGGCAGCGCCGAAGAGGCCCTGGAACGGGTTGGCGATGATTTTGCCGGCATCGTCATCAGTGACATCCGGTTGCCGGGCATCGATGGGCTGGAACTGTTGACCCGGCTCAAGGCCCGCGACCGCAGCCTGCCAGTGGTGTTGATCACCGGCCACGGCGACATCTCCATGGCCGTCGGCGCCATGCAGAAAGGCGCCTACGACTTCATGGAAAAACCCTTCTCCCCCGAACGCCTGGTGGACGTCGCCCGCCGCGCCCTGGAGCAACGCAGCCTGGCCCGGGAAGTTTCAACGCTGCGCAGGAAACTGGCCGAACGCGACTCGCTGGAAGGCCGGATCATTGGCCGCTCGCCGGCCATGCAGCATTTGCGAGCGCTGATCGCCAACGTCGCCGACACCTCGGCCAACGTATTGATCGAGGGTGAAACCGGCACCGGCAAGGAGCTGGTTGCCCGCTGCCTGCACGATTTCAGCCGGCGCCACGACAAACAGTTCGTCGCGCTGAACTGCGGGGGGCTGCCGGAGAACCTGTTCGAAAGCGAGATTTTCGGTCACGAGGCCAACGCCTTCACCGGTGCGGGCAAACGCCGGATTGGCAAGATCGAGCACGCCGATGGTGGCACGCTGTTTCTCGATGAAGTGGAAAGCATGCCCCTGCCCTTGCAGATCAAGCTGCTGCGGGTGTTGCAGGAACGCACCCTGGAGCGCCTGGGTTCGAACCAGAGCGTGGCCGTGGATTGTCGCGTGATCGCCGCCACCAAGTCCGACCTCGACGAAATGGGCCGGGCCGGGCAGTTCCGCAGCGACCTGTATTATCGCCTCAACGTGGTCACCCTGGAACTGCCGCCCCTGCGCGAACGGCGCGAGGACATCCTGCAACTGTTCGAGCATTTCCTCCAGCAGTCGTCCCTGCGCTTCGACCGCACGGTGCCGGAGCTGGACAACCAGACCCTGTCGAACCTGATGAGCCATGACTGGCCGGGCAACGTACGGGAACTGCGCAACGTCGCCGAGCGTTATGCCCTCGGCCTGCCGGCTTTCAAGAAGTCCGGCGCCAGCGCGGGCAGCCAGGGCCTGGCTTTCGCCGAAGCGGTGGAAGCCTTCGAGCGCAACCTGCTGGTGGACGCATTGCAACGCAGCGGCGGCAACCTGACCCAGGCCAGCCAGGAACTGGGCATGGCCAAGACCACGCTGTTCGACAAAGTCAAAAAATATGGCTTGAGCCACTGA